The genomic stretch GCGCCATAATTATGTGTTCCCGTAATTGTGAAACAATTATTTTTAATATATTTGAAAAATAGTGATATGATATATTCCATCACCAAAACTAACAGCCTGAAACATCCATGAATTATCTCGAAATTAGCTCCTTTACTAAAGCTAACAAAGCATCAGCTCATATAGAAAAGAACTGTGCCATGTTAGTACTCTTATCTATCATTTTAAATTTCACTACCACATAAAGTGGGACAATATTTTATAACATTGTTAAAATGTTAGTGTTATTTGCTTTAGCGATACAGCACAATTTCTACGACTGATAAAAAACTTAAATAAATCACCACTACGATCATATGAACTTTAAATTGTTAGCAATTCGTCCCTTAAAAGATTGCGATTCTTCGTTTCTTAAAAATTTAAAAGAAAACTGTTTTTATAGGTTTTACAATGAATACGATTACAAACATATTATAACAGATAATACTGAAATTTCTTTAATTGATCTACAAAACAAAACTCTGCAAAGTAATGTCAATGATTTAAGTCAAAAAAAAATAGATTTTCATGAAGTAACAAAGATAAAATACATTCAAGAAGTTCCTGATTCATTTTATGAAGAAAATATAAACGTTTCAGCAATCGTTGGGAAAAATGGAAGCGGAAAGAGTAGTATTCTAGAATTTTTATATGCATTCATATTCAATATTAGCAAAAAGTATAAAATATTAAAGTTTGGAGAATCAACTGTAAATTACAATAAGATTAATTTGGAAATTTATTATTTCTATAATAATAGCTATTATAAAATTTCGCATAAAAGTTTAAAATCCACAATCAAGATTGAGGTCTTTAAAGCTTCTGCTGATTCTAAGTTTTTAAAAGCTACAAACATTGATGAAATTTTATTCAAGTTTTATTCTTTAGTAATTAATTATAGTATTTACAGTTTAAATAGTAAAGTTTCAGGAAAGTGGGTTAAAACATTATTTCATAAAAATGATGGATATCAGTCACCGATTGTAATCAATCCGTTTAGAACTGACGGTAATGTTGATGTTAATAATGAATATGATTTAGCACAAGCAAGACTAATACTCAATCATTTCGTCATAAAAAATGATACCTTAATCGAAGGCATTCAACTTAAAGAAGTTAACTACTATTTAAATATTAAAAAATTACAATATATCGCAGACGATGAAAATGACGGTAAAAGCGATAAATTAATTATTGACGATATAATTAATTTCCTTAATCTTAATAATTTTGGATTATCAAATAATTTGTCAAGTTTAGTTGATATTATTTTTGCTAATAAGAAGGCTGTTCATTCAATTAAATCACTGAAGCAGTTCCTGAGAACTGAAAATATAGAAAAGGACTTTTTAGTGAAAAACTTGTCAAATGATTTCAAAGAAAAAATTAGCTACTTATGTCTCTTGTATATTTTTAAAAAGTTAAAAAGAATTTCATACAATTATGGAGAATATGAAAAATACCATTTCTTATTTGGGTCCACAGTAACTGAAGAAATTCTTAAAAAAGATATTAGTCCATTTAAATTAAATTTTAGAAAATATATAAAACATAATAACCATGAGCAGTATATTAACTTTGGAAAATATGTAGATAAACTCTTAGAGTTTTTTAAATCCTATATCAAGACACATGCTGTTTTAAACATTTTGAATGAGGATGTATATGGCAGGATTAAGGAAATTCTTTTTTCATCTCAATTTGATGATGACTCTGATGTTAATAATGTGATTGATTTCATATTTGATACATTAACAACATTAATAAATGATAATAGAGTTGATCTATTTTCGCAATATATAGTGCAGCTTAATAGAGATAAAAGCCATATTGCCTTCAAATACAAACAAGCAATAAACTATTTTCTAAAAAATATCTTTGGTTTGATAACAGTAAAACCTGTTGTTGATGAAAATGGTCAGAATATTCCTGATCTATATAAAATAGTTATTGAAAAAAAGTTTTCTGGAAATGATATATATAATATTCCAATATCATTTTTTGAACCTGAAATATTAATGTATAAACAAGGTGAACCATATACATTTAATAGGCTTAGTTCAGGTGAACAGCAGATGATTCATTCAATGTTGAATATTACTTACCATCTATATAATATTAAATCGGTTCAACAAAAAGGTCAAAAGAAAAAGTACAATCACATTAATATCATATTTGATGAAGTAGAATTATATTTTCATCCTGAATTTCAAAAGAATTTCATAAGTAATCTACTTCAAAATTTAAAGAGTGAAGAATTTAAGAATTTTTCATTTAATGTCATCTTTTCTACACATTCACCGTTCATTCTTTCTGACATTCCGACTCAGAATATTTTAAGATTGAATGAAGGAATTCCGTTGATCGATTCTGATAAAATTAATTCGTTCGGTTCAAATATTCATGATTTATTAGCAGATGAGTTTTTTTTGGGCGGTAATACTGTTGGGAAATTTGCTAGTGATAAGATTGACAAGATTATAAATTTTTTGTATTGTCAATATAAAATCAAAGAAATTAATAATGATATAGATAAATCATATTTCTCATCCGAGACTAACGATAGTTTAGCTAATTTGAAAAAAGAATTAGAAAAAGAATTAGAAAATTTTCCCAAATATGAAAGCGAAGAAATATCTAAAATCATTGTTATGATTGGCGAACCTTTAATAAGTGATAAATTGACCGAATTGTTTAATGAAGTTTTCAAATAGTCTGTATGCTCTATATAAATGAATATTCCAAGGCCTTAGATTTTTACAAAAAAATTGTTCCATGTTGGCTTAAAATAAAGATTCATGGAGTGTCACGAATTAAAGAAGGTGATCAGACCAAATGTACATATTGTGATACAACGGAATGTGAAAATCTAAAAACTAAAAATCATAATTACTCTTTTGATGAATCAGTTAAAGATTTATTAAAGGTGGATATCATCGACAAGCTATTGCTTAGTGAACCAAGAGATTTAGTGATTTTAACACAGCAGATAGATGCTGTTGTTTTGGAAGAGAAAGAAACTGTTGCCCTGGAAGATCTTTTTAAAAAATCGGGATATAAAACATTTTTTCAGACGAATAATGGAAGAGAATTTTTGAATCATTTAAACAGATCAACGTGTTCATACTGTAATAGAAACTACACCATAAACATCACTTCAAAAAATGCATCAGCCCAATTGGATCATTGGTTTCCTAAAGACAAGTTTCCTTTTTTAGCTTTATCATTTTTTAATCTTATTCCATCTTGCTCATCTTGTAATCATATGAAGGGTAATTCTGATAAAGATAAAGGTTGGTGGAGCACTACAGCACTCGATGAATTAATACATCCATATTTTGAAGAAGCAGATCATAAATTTAAATTTGATTTCAATTTTGAGAAAAGCACGAATAATCTTTTTGTTCTCTTTAGAGATGTAGAAGGAGACAAAACTATGAAAACTCTAAAATTTAATCTTACAAAAGAAATATATCAAGCTCATTCGGAATTAGAACTTAGAGACCTTTATGATTTGAGAAAAAAATATTCAAAAAATTATTTAAAGTATTTATTGAAAATACTCCACAAACATGAACCCTCCGAAGCTGAAAAATATAGAATGCTTTTCAACGTGGAAAAAAATGAGAAAGATTATCATAAACGACCATTTAGCAAATTTAAAAATGATATTATTGAACAATTACTAAAAATAGATAATAAGAAATCAAACTTATAAAAGATAATACGTCAAGTTTTGTCGCATTATGAATATACCTTTGATATTTAATTCTGGCTAAGTATATCATTATATAATATTTTGATGAATTTTAGATTTGGCCAATTGTTTTTTAATAGGTAATTTTGTAAACAAATTTAGGGAGTATAATTATGAAAGTAGTGTCTTTTTTTGCAGGTGCAGGAGGTTTGGATTTGGGTTTCGAGCAGGCGGGTTTTGATGTTGTTTGGGCAAATGAATATGATAAGGATATTTGGGCAACATACGAGAAGAACCATACTCATACAATTTTAGATAAGCGAAGTATTGTCAATATCCCTTCAGATGAAGTTCCTGATTGCGATGGCATTATTGGAGGACCGCCTTGCCAAAGTTGGTCAGAGGCAGGTTCTAAGAAGGGTATTGCTGATAAGAGGGGACAGCTTTTTTATGAATTTATGCGAATTTTAGCAGATAAAAAGCCGAAATTTTTTTTAGCGGAAAATGTGTCGGGAATGTTATTACCAGCTCATAAAGAAGCTCTGGAAAACATTAAACAAATGTTTACAGAAATAGGATATGAATTATCTTTTGAACTTTTGAATGTATCAGATTATGGTGTGCCGCAAGATCGTAAGAGAGTTTTCTTTATAGGGTACCGTAAAGATTTAAAACGAAAATTTGTTTTTCCTAAAGGGACAACCAACGAAAATAAAGTGACTTTAGAAATGGCGATCGGTGATTTGAAAAACTCTGCATTGCCCGCTAAAGAAGGGAATTTTACCAATGGAATAAAATGTAAAGTCCTTAACCATGAATACATGATAGGTGGTTTTTCTTCTATTTATATGTCTAGGAATAGGGTGAGATCGTGGGATGAAGTTTCATTCACGATTCAGGCTGGTGGAAGGCATGCACCATTGCATCCGCAAGCACCAAAAATGACTCTTGTTGCACAAGATGTACGTGAATTTAAAAAAGGTAAAGAGAAATTATACCGTAGGCTCAGTGTTCGTGAATGTGCACGCATCCAAACATTCCCGGATAATTTCAGTTTTGAGTATAAAAGTGTAGTTGCCGGGTATAAAATGATTGGGAATGCGGTACCTGTGGAAATGGGTAAAATATTGGCAGAAAAAATTTATTCAGACTTGAGTAGTCTAAAAACGAAGGAAGGCTTAAATAAGTTATCAAAAGTTAATGGCAATAATGTCATAGAAAAATTACAGGAAATAGTTAATAAAGTAACCGCATAATGGCAAAAATCGCAACTCAGACTATCAATGGAAAAGCATTTGAATATGCATTATTACTGGAATTTTACGAAAAATTAAAATTAGTAACTAAAGTTTCAATAGTTGACAATGCTTCCTATAAAACAGCTTTAAGCTGTTTTGAAAGTTTTGGTGAAAAAGAAAGAAGCCAATATCGTTTAAACGCTAGTTTCTCAGTCAATTTTTTATTAGATCTAGAACCCAGACTTTCAAACGGTATCAATGAAGAAGATATTTTGGAACTTGAAATTGTAGCTGATAAAGCAGGACAGTCAGGGGATGTTCGTGATGTCTTAGCAATAAGATCATTACAAAAATGGGAAATTGGAATTTCTGCTAAAAATAACCATCGTGCGGTTAAACATTCGAGACTATCAAATGATATTGATTTTGGCGAAAAGTGGTTGGGAACTCCTTGTTCAGAAAATTATTTTACAGTGATTAAGCCCATTTTTAATGGGCTAGCACAATTAAGGAAAGAAAGTAAGGCTACTAAAACTTGGGCAAGTCTTGGAGATTATCATTCAACAGTCTACTTACCTATATTAAACGCATTCAGAGATGAATTGATTGCATTAGACCGGGACAATCCAGGAGTAGTCGCACAGAAGTTAGTCCAGTATTTAATCGGAAATCAGGATTTTTATAAAGTTATTAAAGGAAAAGGAAAAGTTGAAATTCAAGCGTATAATCTGCAAGGAACTTTAAATTTACCATTTGGTAACGTTAAGCCAAAAGCAAAGGTTCCCAAATTAAAACTTCCGACCAGGCTTATTGAAGTTGTGTATCAAAATAATTCTACAACAACATTGTTGGTGACGTTGAATGAAGGTTGGCAGATTTCATTTCGAATACATAATGCCAGCTCTAGGATAGAACCATCTCTAAAATTTGATATTAATTTGGTTTCTTCTCCACATACTTTGTTTGTGAATACATTATTTTTGGGATAATGGCTAAATATATTTTTTAATATCTACAAAAAATATTTATTACAGTTTACTGTGAACTTCACATTAACTGTTTTTAAATAATTTTTCTCAAAGAATTAATGAAATTTTCAACTTCTACTGGATGATCTTTTTTCCATCTATTTAGTAACTTTGAATAGCCAGTACCAAAGTTTTTTTTATTAATTGGGTCGCTAAACCAATTTTTATGAGTACCTTTTCCTTCATTAGTATAGTCTTTAAAAGAAGTAATTTTTGTGAAGTTTTTGTCATCATCCCAAAATTCATCGGTATCCGATAGATTTTTTACGAACTCATAAAAAATTGTTTCAGGTCTGTCTTCAAAAGGTAAAAATACTGCCTTATTAGGAGCTTTTTTTTGAGTAAACTTTCTTTTTACATCACCATCTAAAATAAAACGAACATTCTTAAAGATTGTATGTTTGGACTCAGCCATACCGACAATAGTCATATCTGGAAATGGACCTTTTTCAACTTTAATCATTTTTTTTAAATCAGATCCATTAATGAGATTTTTAATCCAATATTCGGCTACATCATCTTCACATACAAAATTTATTTTATCGATTGTTTCCTCTTCAGCAACTTCACTTTTGATTTTTCTCCTAATGTACTGAGCTGAAGGATTAATCAAATTTACAACCTTATTATTTTGTATGTTAAAATAGTTAATTTTTGTGTCTGAACCTAATTTGCTCTCCAAATAGTCTAAAATTTCTAACGAGTGTGTTGTAAAAACAATTTGAATATCTAATTTCTTAGCATATCTAAATAAAATGTCAACTAATTTGAATTGTGCGGCTGCATAAAGTGTGGCGTCTAATTCATCAATTAACAAAATCCCTCCTCTAAATTTTGCACCTAATTTTTTCTTGAGCATATCAAAAGAGATTAATGCAGAAATTATTTGCGAGATATTATCTTGTCCCGCTGAATTTCCTAAATGGCTAAATTCCGAAGTTTGTAAAGCTAATATCTTTTTATTGTATGATTTTATGGGTTCGGGTTTTATATGTTCTCCAACAACAGCGAAAATTTCTTTTATTAAACTAGAATAAAGTTTTGAGTAATCTTCTAAATTTTTTAGATGTAATGTTGAGATTGAATTTTCTGTTGCTAATGGAATTAATCTTTTTAATCCTAGATAGATGACAGGATGGTCTAATGCTTTTCCTCTTCCATCAAAATCTGTTCTATATCTTTCAGCTGAAATTTCAGTTTTTTTTAGATGTCTTGTCTTAATTCTCTTTTGTTCTTCAAGTAAAGATTCTGATGGATTTTCGTAATGAAAAGTAATGTCATACTCCTTATTATAATCATTCATAGGGCAAAATCTGAAAACATTTCTAAAGCTCTCTTTGTAATAACTATCTAATACTGTCTTATCTTTACCTTTATAATCGCAGAGCTGTGCAATCCATCCTAGAATGGATGATTTGCCTGACCCATTAAGACCAGTTATAATAGTCATATATTGACCAAATTCTAAATTCTG from Chryseobacterium indoltheticum encodes the following:
- a CDS encoding ATP-binding protein, which encodes MNFKLLAIRPLKDCDSSFLKNLKENCFYRFYNEYDYKHIITDNTEISLIDLQNKTLQSNVNDLSQKKIDFHEVTKIKYIQEVPDSFYEENINVSAIVGKNGSGKSSILEFLYAFIFNISKKYKILKFGESTVNYNKINLEIYYFYNNSYYKISHKSLKSTIKIEVFKASADSKFLKATNIDEILFKFYSLVINYSIYSLNSKVSGKWVKTLFHKNDGYQSPIVINPFRTDGNVDVNNEYDLAQARLILNHFVIKNDTLIEGIQLKEVNYYLNIKKLQYIADDENDGKSDKLIIDDIINFLNLNNFGLSNNLSSLVDIIFANKKAVHSIKSLKQFLRTENIEKDFLVKNLSNDFKEKISYLCLLYIFKKLKRISYNYGEYEKYHFLFGSTVTEEILKKDISPFKLNFRKYIKHNNHEQYINFGKYVDKLLEFFKSYIKTHAVLNILNEDVYGRIKEILFSSQFDDDSDVNNVIDFIFDTLTTLINDNRVDLFSQYIVQLNRDKSHIAFKYKQAINYFLKNIFGLITVKPVVDENGQNIPDLYKIVIEKKFSGNDIYNIPISFFEPEILMYKQGEPYTFNRLSSGEQQMIHSMLNITYHLYNIKSVQQKGQKKKYNHINIIFDEVELYFHPEFQKNFISNLLQNLKSEEFKNFSFNVIFSTHSPFILSDIPTQNILRLNEGIPLIDSDKINSFGSNIHDLLADEFFLGGNTVGKFASDKIDKIINFLYCQYKIKEINNDIDKSYFSSETNDSLANLKKELEKELENFPKYESEEISKIIVMIGEPLISDKLTELFNEVFK
- a CDS encoding HNH endonuclease, yielding MSRIKEGDQTKCTYCDTTECENLKTKNHNYSFDESVKDLLKVDIIDKLLLSEPRDLVILTQQIDAVVLEEKETVALEDLFKKSGYKTFFQTNNGREFLNHLNRSTCSYCNRNYTINITSKNASAQLDHWFPKDKFPFLALSFFNLIPSCSSCNHMKGNSDKDKGWWSTTALDELIHPYFEEADHKFKFDFNFEKSTNNLFVLFRDVEGDKTMKTLKFNLTKEIYQAHSELELRDLYDLRKKYSKNYLKYLLKILHKHEPSEAEKYRMLFNVEKNEKDYHKRPFSKFKNDIIEQLLKIDNKKSNL
- a CDS encoding DNA cytosine methyltransferase: MKVVSFFAGAGGLDLGFEQAGFDVVWANEYDKDIWATYEKNHTHTILDKRSIVNIPSDEVPDCDGIIGGPPCQSWSEAGSKKGIADKRGQLFYEFMRILADKKPKFFLAENVSGMLLPAHKEALENIKQMFTEIGYELSFELLNVSDYGVPQDRKRVFFIGYRKDLKRKFVFPKGTTNENKVTLEMAIGDLKNSALPAKEGNFTNGIKCKVLNHEYMIGGFSSIYMSRNRVRSWDEVSFTIQAGGRHAPLHPQAPKMTLVAQDVREFKKGKEKLYRRLSVRECARIQTFPDNFSFEYKSVVAGYKMIGNAVPVEMGKILAEKIYSDLSSLKTKEGLNKLSKVNGNNVIEKLQEIVNKVTA
- a CDS encoding HaeIII family restriction endonuclease; amino-acid sequence: MAKIATQTINGKAFEYALLLEFYEKLKLVTKVSIVDNASYKTALSCFESFGEKERSQYRLNASFSVNFLLDLEPRLSNGINEEDILELEIVADKAGQSGDVRDVLAIRSLQKWEIGISAKNNHRAVKHSRLSNDIDFGEKWLGTPCSENYFTVIKPIFNGLAQLRKESKATKTWASLGDYHSTVYLPILNAFRDELIALDRDNPGVVAQKLVQYLIGNQDFYKVIKGKGKVEIQAYNLQGTLNLPFGNVKPKAKVPKLKLPTRLIEVVYQNNSTTTLLVTLNEGWQISFRIHNASSRIEPSLKFDINLVSSPHTLFVNTLFLG
- a CDS encoding AAA family ATPase, with protein sequence MIKLKNLYIENFRHIEKQNLEFGQYMTIITGLNGSGKSSILGWIAQLCDYKGKDKTVLDSYYKESFRNVFRFCPMNDYNKEYDITFHYENPSESLLEEQKRIKTRHLKKTEISAERYRTDFDGRGKALDHPVIYLGLKRLIPLATENSISTLHLKNLEDYSKLYSSLIKEIFAVVGEHIKPEPIKSYNKKILALQTSEFSHLGNSAGQDNISQIISALISFDMLKKKLGAKFRGGILLIDELDATLYAAAQFKLVDILFRYAKKLDIQIVFTTHSLEILDYLESKLGSDTKINYFNIQNNKVVNLINPSAQYIRRKIKSEVAEEETIDKINFVCEDDVAEYWIKNLINGSDLKKMIKVEKGPFPDMTIVGMAESKHTIFKNVRFILDGDVKRKFTQKKAPNKAVFLPFEDRPETIFYEFVKNLSDTDEFWDDDKNFTKITSFKDYTNEGKGTHKNWFSDPINKKNFGTGYSKLLNRWKKDHPVEVENFINSLRKII